A single genomic interval of Armigeres subalbatus isolate Guangzhou_Male chromosome 1, GZ_Asu_2, whole genome shotgun sequence harbors:
- the LOC134220239 gene encoding keratin, type I cytoskeletal 10-like, with the protein MLRSTVYSLTLVLTILGSMPSTDAIGFDILDQLSELLFGSSEEDSSDMIITAKPDASVTVLCENKCNLNVTCVNCNKIDTTMMGSGASGGGANGGSNGGSNGGSNGGTSMGGGNGGSSGAGSTGAPGSTGGNDSPSSSTPSPDDTTPTP; encoded by the exons atgTTAAGATCAACTGTATATTCACTTACCTTGGTTCTTACCATCCTCGGCAGTATGCCTTCGACAGACGCGATTGGATTT GACATATTGGACCAACTATCGGAACTGTTGTTCGGATCATCGGAGGAAGACTCGTCTGATATGATCATTACTGCAAAGCCAGATGCATCGGTCACAGTGTTATGCGAAAACAAATGCAACCTTAATGTGACTTGCGTGAATTGTAATAAGATTGATACCACCATGATGGGTTCTGGTGCGTCAGGCGGCGGAGCCAATGGTGGTTCTAATGGTGGGTCTAATGGAGGTTCTAATGGAGGTACGAGTATGGGAGGTGGTAATGGTGGATCTAGTGGTGCTGGTTCTACCGGTGCTCCTGGTAGTACTGGTGGAAATGATAGTCCTAGTAGCAGTACTCCTAGTCCCGATGATACTACTCCTACTCCTTAA